In the genome of Paenibacillus pabuli, one region contains:
- a CDS encoding M16 family metallopeptidase has translation MKKIQLGNGLRVVMEQIPTCRSVSFGIWVKTGSRNEQPVNNGVSHFIEHMLFKGTDRYDAKAIAEQFDAIGGNVNAFTSKEYTCYYAKVLDEHLPIAVDVLSDMFFRSKMDDGELLKEKNVILEEISMYEDTPDDMVHDLMALAAYGEHPLAYPILGTEERLKAMDSSHLRAYMKEHYTIENTVISIAGNIDDSVIDLMEKHFGAFDVNGVAEQVTLPAFQSGQLFHKKKTEQNHICISFPGCKIGDPLQFAMVVLNNAIGGGMSSKLFQEIREKRGLAYSVYSYHSSHADSGLFTIYAGTAPKQTKEVLDLTKEVLHDLAVNGLSEDELRKGKEQLKGSLILSLESTGSRMNRLGKNELMLGRHHTLDEMIAKIEEVTMNDVDAVLDLMFAEPFALAMVGASDRTIAGLRRDDFVALRSNSKVTGQ, from the coding sequence GTGAAAAAAATTCAGCTGGGCAATGGCCTCAGGGTTGTCATGGAACAGATTCCGACCTGTCGTTCCGTGTCATTTGGAATATGGGTCAAAACAGGTTCTCGTAATGAGCAGCCTGTAAACAATGGAGTATCCCATTTTATTGAGCACATGCTGTTTAAGGGGACGGATCGTTATGATGCCAAGGCGATTGCGGAGCAATTCGATGCCATTGGTGGTAACGTGAATGCGTTCACTTCGAAAGAATACACTTGTTATTACGCCAAAGTATTGGATGAGCATCTGCCAATAGCTGTTGATGTGTTGTCCGATATGTTCTTCCGCTCAAAAATGGATGATGGTGAATTGCTCAAGGAAAAAAACGTCATTCTGGAAGAAATATCGATGTATGAGGATACGCCAGATGACATGGTCCATGATCTTATGGCCTTGGCGGCCTACGGTGAGCATCCGCTCGCTTATCCGATTCTGGGTACAGAAGAGCGTCTCAAGGCGATGGACTCCAGCCATCTCCGTGCATATATGAAGGAGCACTACACGATTGAAAATACCGTTATTAGTATCGCAGGTAATATTGATGACAGTGTGATCGATTTGATGGAAAAGCATTTTGGTGCGTTTGATGTCAACGGAGTAGCTGAGCAAGTCACACTGCCTGCATTCCAGAGCGGACAACTCTTTCACAAGAAAAAAACGGAACAGAATCATATCTGTATTTCGTTTCCGGGATGTAAGATCGGAGATCCGCTTCAATTTGCCATGGTCGTGCTGAATAATGCAATTGGCGGAGGCATGAGCTCCAAACTGTTTCAGGAAATTCGGGAGAAACGCGGTCTAGCTTATTCCGTTTATTCGTATCATAGTTCCCATGCGGATAGTGGACTCTTCACCATATATGCGGGTACAGCACCGAAACAGACGAAGGAAGTTTTGGATTTGACCAAAGAGGTCCTGCATGATCTGGCTGTTAATGGTCTGTCTGAAGATGAGCTGCGCAAAGGAAAAGAACAGCTGAAAGGCAGTTTGATCCTCAGCTTGGAAAGCACAGGTAGCCGGATGAACCGTCTGGGCAAAAACGAGCTGATGCTGGGCAGACACCACACGCTGGACGAAATGATAGCCAAAATTGAAGAAGTGACGATGAACGATGTCGATGCTGTGTTGGACCTGATGTTTGCTGAGCCGTTTGCGCTCGCTATGGTCGGTGCTTCGGATCGAACGATCGCTGGATTAAGAAGGGATGATTTTGTTGCATTACGTTCAAATTCAAAAGTTACCGGGCAATGA
- the dut gene encoding dUTP diphosphatase has protein sequence MLHYVQIQKLPGNEDIKLPQKMSELASGFDVVAALQEEVVLQPGHRTLIPTGLAMAMPAGLEAQVRPRSGLAFKHGITCLNTPGTIDADYRGEVKVLLINLGQEPFTIVRGERIAQIVFQTVPAVELTEVAELSQTVRGEGGFGHTGK, from the coding sequence TTGTTGCATTACGTTCAAATTCAAAAGTTACCGGGCAATGAAGATATTAAGCTGCCTCAAAAAATGTCAGAGCTGGCTTCCGGCTTTGATGTAGTTGCGGCATTGCAGGAAGAGGTTGTATTGCAGCCTGGACATCGTACGTTGATTCCTACGGGACTCGCAATGGCTATGCCAGCCGGATTGGAGGCACAGGTTCGCCCACGCAGCGGTCTGGCTTTTAAACATGGGATTACTTGTCTGAACACACCGGGCACCATTGATGCTGATTATCGCGGTGAGGTCAAGGTTCTTTTGATCAATCTGGGTCAGGAGCCATTCACAATTGTGCGTGGGGAACGTATTGCCCAAATCGTCTTTCAAACCGTTCCAGCGGTTGAATTAACAGAGGTAGCAGAACTGTCGCAAACGGTACGTGGAGAAGGCGGATTCGGTCATACCGGAAAATAA
- a CDS encoding YlzJ-like family protein: MTLYTVMPPELLWSGMWNEGEDTREIRMNGLLMQVRPVNENEAVIVRLLECPLDAYLNPANMPGSIVSLSGNPGPT; this comes from the coding sequence ATGACACTCTACACCGTAATGCCACCTGAGCTGCTATGGTCAGGGATGTGGAATGAGGGAGAAGACACTCGGGAGATCAGGATGAACGGATTATTGATGCAGGTCAGACCTGTTAATGAGAATGAGGCCGTCATTGTACGTTTGCTTGAATGTCCCTTGGATGCATATCTGAATCCGGCCAACATGCCTGGATCGATTGTTTCGCTTTCGGGTAACCCCGGACCAACATAA
- the dapA gene encoding 4-hydroxy-tetrahydrodipicolinate synthase produces MDFGRLITAMVTPFNEQGGIHWEETARLIDYLIEDQKSETLVISGTTGESPTLTDTEKVELFEFAVKHAGGRCKIIAGTGSNNTAHSIHLTQDAERVGVDGVLLVVPYYNKPSQEGMFRHFEAIANATKLPIMLYNVPGRTAASLSAATTLRLAQIPNIVATKECVSLEQVTQIAAGAPVHFRVYSGDDASGLPAIAVGAHGIVSVASHVVGAEMKQMIDAYFGGAPVQAAQIHQKLFPVFKGLFECPQPLPNPVAVKYALTLRGLNVGSVRLPLIAATEDEQAFIRGLFN; encoded by the coding sequence TTGGACTTTGGAAGATTGATTACAGCAATGGTCACTCCGTTCAATGAACAAGGGGGTATCCATTGGGAGGAGACTGCACGTCTGATAGACTATTTGATTGAAGATCAAAAGTCAGAGACGCTCGTTATTTCAGGAACAACTGGAGAATCTCCCACGCTTACCGACACAGAAAAAGTAGAGCTATTCGAATTCGCAGTAAAACATGCGGGAGGACGGTGCAAAATTATTGCTGGAACGGGGAGCAATAACACCGCTCATTCAATCCATCTGACTCAGGACGCGGAGCGTGTTGGTGTAGATGGCGTTTTGCTGGTCGTTCCTTATTACAACAAACCAAGTCAAGAGGGAATGTTTAGACACTTTGAAGCGATTGCGAATGCAACGAAACTGCCGATCATGTTGTATAACGTCCCTGGACGTACGGCAGCCAGCCTTTCGGCTGCAACAACGCTTCGTTTGGCGCAGATTCCAAACATTGTAGCTACGAAGGAATGTGTATCTTTGGAGCAAGTCACGCAGATTGCTGCCGGTGCGCCGGTACATTTCAGAGTGTACTCCGGTGACGATGCCTCTGGCTTACCTGCTATTGCAGTAGGTGCTCACGGGATTGTTAGTGTCGCTAGCCATGTGGTAGGCGCTGAAATGAAACAAATGATTGATGCCTACTTCGGAGGTGCGCCTGTACAGGCAGCTCAGATACATCAGAAGCTGTTTCCGGTGTTCAAAGGTCTGTTTGAGTGCCCGCAGCCTTTACCGAACCCTGTAGCGGTGAAATACGCTTTGACACTGCGCGGTCTGAATGTAGGATCTGTACGCCTTCCGCTTATAGCCGCAACAGAGGATGAGCAAGCCTTTATACGTGGTTTGTTTAACTAG
- a CDS encoding dipicolinate synthase subunit B, with translation MNWQGKTVGYAITGSHCTFEEVMPVISRFVAEGANVVPIISNSVLTTDTRFGTAQNWQKQLKDITGNDIISTIVEAEPLGPSKLLDVLVIAPCTGNTTSKLANAMTDSPVLMAAKAQMRNQRPLVLAISTNDGLGLNAANIAKLLVAKYLYFVPFGQDDPVKKPNSLVAKMELIPEACWSALEGKQLQPMIVQRSAQA, from the coding sequence ATGAACTGGCAGGGAAAAACGGTAGGTTATGCAATTACAGGTTCTCATTGTACGTTTGAAGAGGTTATGCCGGTGATTAGCCGTTTCGTGGCAGAAGGCGCCAATGTTGTCCCGATTATTTCCAATTCGGTTCTGACTACGGATACACGCTTCGGGACTGCGCAGAATTGGCAAAAACAGTTGAAAGATATAACGGGTAATGATATCATTTCTACAATTGTTGAGGCAGAGCCGTTAGGTCCTTCGAAGCTGCTTGATGTGCTCGTAATTGCTCCGTGCACAGGCAACACGACGAGTAAGCTGGCTAACGCCATGACGGACAGTCCGGTTTTAATGGCAGCCAAAGCTCAGATGCGAAATCAACGTCCGCTGGTACTCGCCATTTCCACCAATGACGGTCTTGGGTTGAATGCTGCGAACATCGCCAAACTGCTGGTGGCCAAATACTTGTATTTTGTACCATTTGGGCAGGATGATCCGGTGAAGAAACCGAACTCGTTAGTGGCCAAAATGGAGCTGATTCCGGAGGCATGCTGGAGTGCGCTTGAAGGCAAACAGTTACAGCCAATGATTGTGCAGCGTTCTGCACAGGCTTGA
- the dapG gene encoding aspartate kinase, translating into MRIMVQKFGGTSLSTVQAREHVLRHVKRELEAGLSLVIVVSAMGRRGEPYATDTLLEWAAQNGNALSAREKDLLLCCGEIISATTLSSLLEHEGIPTTVLTGAQAGFVTDDNFGNARILDVRPVRVLEQLQSGRVVIVTGFQGQTENGDFTTLGRGGSDTSATALGAALHAEMVDIYTDVNGILTADPRIVEDARPLTVVSYAEICNMAHQGAKVIHPRAVEIAMQSQIPVRVRSTFADSEGTLVTHPEGFQDVQTGIVDRYVTGIAYVSNVTQITVEVPGGADRLQLKVFKTMAENSISVDFINVTPLGAVYTVFDSDSEKAIRVLQEIGLKPQSLSGCAKVSIIGGGINGVPGIMARIVESLTMADIQILQSADSNTTIWVLVKKEDMVQALRALHASFELHL; encoded by the coding sequence ATGCGCATCATGGTACAGAAATTCGGAGGCACGTCTCTCTCTACCGTTCAGGCGAGAGAGCATGTGCTCCGTCATGTTAAACGTGAACTTGAAGCAGGATTGAGCCTGGTTATTGTTGTGTCAGCGATGGGCCGCCGCGGCGAGCCTTATGCTACGGATACGTTGCTTGAATGGGCTGCACAGAACGGGAATGCACTATCTGCACGCGAAAAGGATTTACTGCTTTGCTGTGGTGAAATTATATCTGCAACAACTTTGAGCAGTTTACTTGAACATGAAGGCATTCCAACTACGGTGCTGACCGGTGCACAAGCAGGTTTTGTGACGGACGACAATTTCGGCAATGCCCGAATTTTGGATGTCCGTCCTGTTCGTGTGCTGGAGCAGCTTCAGAGTGGGCGTGTTGTCATTGTTACAGGGTTTCAAGGGCAGACCGAGAACGGTGACTTTACGACGCTTGGTCGTGGCGGAAGTGACACATCTGCAACCGCACTTGGTGCAGCATTACACGCTGAAATGGTGGACATATACACGGATGTAAATGGGATACTTACAGCAGATCCTCGTATCGTAGAGGATGCTAGGCCGTTGACTGTTGTGAGCTATGCCGAGATATGTAATATGGCCCATCAAGGAGCCAAGGTCATTCATCCACGTGCAGTCGAGATTGCGATGCAATCCCAGATTCCAGTGCGTGTCCGGTCTACCTTTGCAGACAGTGAAGGGACGCTGGTTACGCATCCAGAAGGATTCCAGGATGTGCAGACAGGCATTGTTGACCGATATGTAACAGGGATTGCTTATGTGAGTAATGTTACGCAGATAACGGTGGAAGTGCCAGGCGGTGCAGACCGTCTGCAGCTTAAAGTGTTTAAAACGATGGCTGAAAATTCGATTAGCGTAGATTTTATTAATGTTACCCCCTTGGGAGCTGTCTATACCGTTTTTGATAGTGATTCCGAGAAAGCCATACGTGTACTGCAGGAAATTGGTCTTAAACCGCAAAGTCTTTCCGGCTGTGCCAAAGTTTCAATCATTGGCGGAGGTATCAATGGAGTGCCAGGCATTATGGCACGGATCGTGGAATCCTTGACTATGGCGGATATTCAGATCCTACAATCTGCAGATTCCAATACAACGATTTGGGTACTTGTGAAAAAAGAAGATATGGTTCAAGCTCTGAGGGCGCTACACGCCTCATTCGAACTTCACTTGTAG
- a CDS encoding ribonuclease J, protein MSKKNNNDKLMIFALGGVGEIGKNMYVIQYANDIVVVDAGLKFPEEDMLGIDIVIPDISYLTENRDKVRGIILTHGHEDHIGGLPYVLKHLNVPVYGTKLTLGLVENKLKEANLLGETKRILIDADSEIQLGSVLKATFFATNHSIPDSVGVCVETPEGAVVHTGDFKFDHTPVNGQYADLQRMAQIGTNGVLALLSDSTNAEKPGFTPSEKNVGIVLEDIFRKASQRVVVATFASNVHRIQQVINAAEVTGRKVAVIGRSMVNVVGIASELGYLEIPDGMIIEPEEVGKMAADRVVILCTGSQGEPMSALTRMARSTHRKVDILPGDTVIIAATPVPGNEKYVGRTIDELFRLGANVHYSGANSGVHVSGHGSQEELKLMLNLMKPKYFLPIHGEFRMQRRHAVLAESVGIDPDNIFITDIGEVVEIQGGAARKAGKVTAGNVLIDGLGVGDVGNIVLRDRKLLSQDGILVVVVTLSKQDGKIVSGPDIISRGFVYVRESEGLLDEANRIVSSTLQKLMSENVNEWASLKTNVKDALGRFLYEQTRRRPMILPIIMEV, encoded by the coding sequence TTGTCTAAGAAAAATAATAACGATAAACTGATGATTTTTGCACTGGGCGGCGTAGGCGAGATTGGTAAAAATATGTACGTCATCCAATACGCGAACGACATTGTAGTCGTAGATGCTGGTCTTAAATTCCCGGAAGAAGATATGCTTGGAATCGACATTGTCATTCCTGACATTTCTTATCTGACTGAAAACCGTGACAAAGTAAGAGGAATTATTTTGACTCACGGACATGAGGATCATATTGGTGGTTTGCCATATGTTCTGAAACATCTGAATGTTCCCGTATATGGAACAAAGCTTACGCTCGGACTCGTAGAGAACAAGCTGAAAGAAGCCAATTTGCTTGGTGAAACCAAACGTATCCTGATTGATGCGGATTCCGAGATCCAACTTGGCTCTGTACTGAAAGCAACGTTTTTTGCTACTAACCATAGTATTCCGGATTCCGTCGGCGTATGTGTCGAAACACCGGAAGGAGCTGTTGTTCATACAGGCGACTTCAAATTTGACCACACTCCAGTCAATGGTCAATATGCAGATCTTCAGCGTATGGCACAGATCGGAACCAATGGCGTACTTGCCCTCTTGTCCGATAGTACCAATGCTGAGAAACCTGGATTTACACCTTCGGAGAAAAATGTGGGTATCGTTCTGGAAGATATCTTCCGCAAAGCAAGCCAACGTGTCGTTGTAGCAACATTTGCTTCGAACGTACACCGGATTCAACAGGTTATCAATGCAGCTGAAGTAACTGGACGTAAAGTTGCAGTTATTGGACGCAGTATGGTAAATGTGGTGGGTATTGCCTCTGAACTCGGTTACCTTGAGATTCCAGATGGCATGATCATTGAGCCGGAAGAAGTAGGCAAAATGGCTGCTGACCGTGTAGTAATTCTCTGCACAGGTAGCCAAGGAGAGCCGATGTCAGCATTGACGCGTATGGCTCGTTCCACTCATCGTAAAGTAGATATTTTGCCTGGTGATACGGTCATTATTGCTGCAACTCCAGTTCCAGGTAATGAGAAATATGTAGGCCGTACGATTGACGAACTGTTCCGTTTGGGTGCCAACGTGCATTACAGCGGTGCTAACAGTGGCGTTCACGTATCCGGTCACGGTAGCCAGGAAGAGCTGAAACTGATGCTTAACCTGATGAAACCGAAATATTTCCTACCAATTCACGGTGAATTCCGTATGCAGCGCCGTCATGCGGTACTGGCTGAATCTGTAGGTATTGATCCAGACAACATTTTCATTACGGATATCGGTGAAGTGGTTGAAATTCAAGGCGGAGCAGCACGCAAGGCAGGTAAAGTTACTGCAGGTAACGTGTTGATCGACGGTTTGGGTGTAGGCGATGTAGGTAACATCGTATTGCGTGACCGTAAATTGCTGTCACAGGATGGTATTCTGGTTGTCGTGGTAACACTGAGCAAACAGGATGGCAAAATTGTTTCCGGTCCGGACATCATCTCCCGTGGATTTGTCTATGTACGCGAATCGGAAGGACTGCTTGATGAAGCCAATCGTATTGTCAGCAGCACATTGCAGAAGTTGATGAGTGAGAACGTTAACGAATGGGCTTCACTCAAAACGAATGTTAAAGATGCACTCGGACGCTTCTTGTATGAGCAAACTCGTCGTAGACCGATGATTTTGCCAATCATTATGGAAGTTTAA
- a CDS encoding ClpP family protease, whose protein sequence is MSEYMKSKQTPKSEQQPSTEAPEIPAQEEKTFSPVTEAIQQFGQTQSPAAESNIFCMTIIGQVEGHLILPPQNKTTKYEHIIPQLVAAEQNQRIEGILIILNTVGGDVEAGLAIAEMIASLSKPTVTVVIGGGHSIGVPIAVASTYSLIAGSATMTIHPIRMNGLVIGVPQTFEYMEKMQERVVRFVTSHSNISEEMFKELMFKTGELNRDIGTAVGSADAVKYGLMDAVGGIGQAIVQLNQLIGDKRQSLQAGGGYTQ, encoded by the coding sequence ATGAGTGAATACATGAAAAGCAAGCAAACACCGAAATCGGAACAACAACCGAGCACCGAGGCACCGGAAATACCTGCACAAGAGGAAAAGACATTTTCCCCAGTAACGGAGGCCATTCAGCAATTTGGACAAACGCAGTCACCCGCAGCTGAGTCGAACATTTTTTGTATGACCATTATTGGTCAGGTGGAAGGGCATTTAATTTTACCTCCGCAAAACAAAACAACAAAGTATGAACACATTATTCCGCAGCTGGTTGCAGCAGAGCAAAATCAGCGAATCGAAGGTATTTTGATCATTTTAAACACGGTAGGAGGAGATGTGGAGGCAGGCCTGGCTATTGCTGAAATGATTGCTTCACTTAGCAAACCTACGGTTACCGTCGTCATTGGCGGCGGGCACAGCATTGGGGTACCAATCGCGGTTGCCTCAACCTACTCCCTGATCGCAGGTAGTGCAACTATGACCATTCATCCAATCCGGATGAACGGACTCGTGATAGGTGTGCCTCAGACATTTGAGTACATGGAGAAGATGCAGGAACGTGTCGTACGATTTGTTACATCGCACTCGAATATCTCGGAAGAAATGTTCAAGGAACTGATGTTTAAGACTGGAGAGCTCAATCGCGATATCGGAACAGCTGTGGGCAGTGCAGATGCAGTCAAATACGGACTGATGGATGCCGTAGGCGGAATCGGTCAGGCCATCGTCCAGTTGAATCAGCTCATAGGGGACAAAAGGCAATCACTGCAGGCAGGAGGAGGATATACCCAATGA
- a CDS encoding polysaccharide deacetylase family protein, with translation MAAVILIGQVGSVGTYITEIRDGPGTQNAFDMFKEATGEEQLLSAIRDKAAETKIAPINARVDRVWKAIPGYNGIEIDVEATYRKALGGTLNTKIAYVYRQTEPEIQLKDLGAHPIYRGNAEKPMVSFMINVAWGNEFIIPMLDTLDAEKVKATFFLDGSWLSKNEELAKEIQKRGHELSNHAYSHPNMSRLSTERAKLEISKTQDLLKEKLGVENHWFAPPSGDFNQQTVDIASRMGLQTVLWTLDTVDWRKPSSDSVVAKIAKNVEAGTLILMHPTAASSGALKGMIDSIRAKGLTLGTVSETLSSERIKGSAVE, from the coding sequence ATGGCAGCTGTCATACTAATCGGACAAGTGGGCAGTGTAGGTACATACATTACGGAAATCCGTGATGGTCCGGGCACGCAAAATGCATTTGATATGTTCAAAGAGGCAACTGGAGAAGAGCAGCTGTTGTCGGCGATCCGGGATAAAGCGGCCGAAACGAAGATCGCTCCGATCAATGCCAGAGTGGATCGGGTCTGGAAAGCGATACCTGGGTATAACGGAATAGAAATTGATGTGGAAGCCACGTATCGTAAAGCACTCGGCGGCACGCTGAATACCAAGATAGCATATGTCTATCGGCAGACTGAACCTGAAATTCAGCTTAAGGATTTGGGTGCACACCCGATTTACCGGGGAAATGCCGAAAAGCCAATGGTGTCTTTCATGATTAATGTTGCGTGGGGTAATGAATTCATTATCCCGATGTTAGATACGCTGGATGCCGAAAAAGTCAAAGCTACCTTTTTTCTGGATGGAAGCTGGTTGAGCAAAAATGAGGAACTGGCCAAAGAAATCCAAAAGCGTGGACATGAGTTATCAAATCATGCATATTCACATCCGAACATGAGTCGGTTGAGTACGGAACGGGCGAAGCTGGAGATCAGTAAAACCCAGGACCTGCTCAAAGAAAAGTTGGGTGTGGAAAACCACTGGTTTGCCCCGCCTTCCGGGGATTTTAATCAACAAACGGTTGACATTGCTTCCCGCATGGGACTGCAAACGGTACTTTGGACACTGGATACCGTAGATTGGCGCAAACCAAGTTCTGATTCTGTTGTAGCCAAAATCGCTAAAAATGTGGAAGCTGGCACATTAATTCTGATGCACCCCACGGCTGCTTCTTCAGGAGCTTTAAAAGGAATGATTGATTCCATACGAGCCAAGGGTTTGACACTTGGAACCGTAAGCGAAACGTTGTCATCGGAGCGAATTAAGGGCTCAGCGGTTGAGTGA
- the dpsA gene encoding dipicolinate synthase subunit DpsA, with protein MLTGVRIIVLGGDARQLEVIQKCAELDAMVSVVGFDKLEHSIPGIEHQELEDDVFASADVLVLPVVGCDDEGKVSTSFSDRPIFLKKEHVAALPEHCIVFTGMAKPFLRDLCRENGLRLVEVLDRDDIALYNSIPTAEGAIAMAIRETDFTIHGSECIVLGLGRTGFTMAKTLQGLGANVRVGIRRGEDAARAAIMGWKPFVTTDLAVNTGEVDLLFNTIPTMIITAQILSKMPQKAVIIDLASAPGGCDFRYAEKRGIKALLAPGLPGIVAPKTAGGIIADVLIRLLLEEQNAREVEQ; from the coding sequence ATGCTGACCGGTGTCCGGATTATAGTCCTGGGCGGAGATGCGCGGCAGCTTGAAGTCATTCAAAAATGCGCAGAGCTGGATGCTATGGTAAGTGTGGTGGGTTTCGACAAACTGGAGCATTCCATCCCGGGTATCGAACACCAGGAATTGGAGGACGATGTATTTGCTTCGGCAGATGTACTTGTGCTTCCTGTAGTCGGGTGTGACGATGAAGGAAAAGTGAGCACTTCGTTCAGTGATAGACCGATTTTTTTGAAAAAGGAACATGTTGCGGCATTGCCGGAGCATTGTATTGTGTTCACGGGGATGGCGAAGCCTTTTTTACGTGATTTGTGCAGGGAGAATGGTCTGCGGCTTGTTGAAGTACTCGATCGTGATGATATCGCGCTATACAATTCCATTCCGACAGCCGAAGGCGCTATTGCCATGGCGATTCGGGAGACGGACTTCACGATCCACGGCTCGGAATGCATTGTGCTTGGCTTGGGTCGAACAGGTTTCACAATGGCCAAAACGCTTCAGGGACTTGGGGCAAATGTGCGGGTGGGAATCAGGCGCGGAGAGGATGCTGCTCGAGCAGCTATAATGGGCTGGAAGCCTTTTGTGACAACGGATTTGGCCGTTAATACCGGGGAAGTTGACTTGCTTTTTAATACGATACCGACTATGATAATCACAGCACAAATCCTGTCCAAAATGCCGCAAAAAGCAGTCATTATCGACCTCGCATCCGCTCCTGGTGGCTGTGATTTCAGGTATGCCGAAAAACGCGGTATTAAAGCGTTACTTGCGCCTGGTCTCCCCGGCATTGTTGCTCCCAAAACGGCTGGCGGCATTATTGCCGACGTGTTAATCCGTTTGCTTTTGGAAGAACAAAACGCACGGGAGGTTGAACAATGA